ATAAATTGACATTGACGGTCCCGATGGAAATAACAGTGGATAACTGTGGTTCAGCGGTCGCGGACACTTATCTACAAGTGCAATCCGAGGATAAGAATCAATACTATACCAACGATACGTATACCGGCAGCGGGGCTTGCGCGAATACGCAAAATGCATACATTAAAATTCTGGCACTGTTACCCGGGACTTACTATATCGTCTCTGATGGCGCACAGAACGGTAATATAACTACTACTATTAAAGGAACTACCCTTGGCGCTATGGGCGACAAACTGATCACAGCCATTGATGCAGGAACGCACGAAGTTGGATTTAATTTTACAGATACGAAGAATACGGCTTCAGAATTCACGAATCAATTTGCAGGGAAACTTACGAACGACGTATACTATAAATTTACTCTTACAGACTCGATGGATATCACGGTGAGCCACTGCGGATCTGCCACCCCAGATACCTATATGAGCATTCTGAATGCAGGTGGTACAGTGGTGTACACTAACGACAACTATACAGGAGAGGGAAAGTGTACAAATACCGGAAACGCAGTGATAAAAGTCAGCAAAATGCCTAAAGGGGTTTACTATGTTGTTTCTGAAGGAAATTCACAGAACGGCCTTATCACGACTACCATTGAAGGAAGTAGCGCCTACGGTAATATCCATACCACCAAAGGGCAGCCACACGTCATCACTCTTACTCCCACTGTAGAAGCGGGTAATCTTGAAATCCTTGATGCGAAGCAATTACACCGAAATGTTCAGTATTTTGATTATTTCGGGTATCCAACGGTGAACATAGAGCTTGATGTAGCTCCGTTGGGCGGCGACCGGGTAACACTTCAGGAAACGGATGGCCTTTTCAGGAAGTCAAAAGGCTGGTTGCCTATAGCTAAAAATACAAATGGAGGAGTATTCTTGACCCCTGAAGAGATCAAACAGGCGGCTAAAATAACGACGACCTATGGAATCGATCAGCGTCCCTACAGCCAGACGATCTATGACGGATCTCCTCTGGACCTCGTTGTGGAGCAATTCGGACCGGGTAATGACTGGTTTAGTAATGGCCGTTCCGTGAAAACCGACCGGTGGGCGAACTTCGGTACATCTGGCATATTATCTTGTGCCAGGTATACGTTGGGTGGAACCTATACTGCTCCGACGCTCATAAAGACCGGTTATTATGCCGACTACGAACTATATGTAACCAGAACAACAGACGAGGACAATCACGTGGGTTATGAATTTAAAGACAAGGCGGGGCGTATGCTCCTTTCGCGCAGGATGAACGGAGCGACACCGCATGATACGTATTACGTTTATGACGACTATGGCAACCTGACTTTCGTTATACCTCCGCTTGCTTCGGATATACTGACGGCCACCAATACCGCATGGGATGAAGCGACATCAGCCGTCAAGAACTACGCCTATATGTACAAATACGATGGCTATAACCGCTGCATTTTTAAAAAACTGCCAGGTGCCGAACCCGTTTATTCCATCTACGATAAAGCCGACCGCCTGATCTATACCCAGGATGGCGAACAAAGGGCCAAGCCGACACCCGAATGGACGTTTACCATACCGGACGCATTCGGGCGTGCAGCATTAAGCGGCAGGTGCGTCAACAGCCTGAACTACCTGGCAAACCCTCTTGGCGATATACTGGTAAAAGCGGAATACACAGGGGGAACGAACGCATCCATGGGGTATACCGTTTCAGGCGTAACCCTGGCAAATCCGATAGTCTTATCAGCTAACTATTACGATAACTATGCATTTCTGAACACCAATGGCATAAACGATGGGGCTTATCTTCCTGAAGCCGGCTTCGGCACACCGTATCCTGGTTCAAAAGGTTTGCTGACCGGCACCCTGATCGCACAGCTGGAACCCGGTGGAGCGGTCAGCAGCGACTATCTCTATTCGGTTAAGTATTACGATAATCGTGGCCGGGTCATACAGGTAGCTGAAAAAGTGACTAGCGGGACAAGCCGGTTGAACACTAACTATGATTTCGCAGGTAATCCCTTGCTGGTGAAGGAGAGGCAGTCTGTCCATGGCCTGCAGACGGATATTCAAACTGCCTATACCTATGATCACGCAGGACGGCGCTTGTCTGAAAAAGTAAGCGTGAATGGCGTTGAACAGGCAGCCATCACCTATACCCACGATGAGGTGGGTCGTCTGGCAAGTCAGAAATATGCAAAAGGCACGTGGTCCACTACCGAAACGATGGGCTATAACATCCGGAGCTGGCTGACGGAAAAAGCAAGTCCCTATTTCTCCATGCAGCTCCGTTACAATAATGTCCTATTGCCTGCTTCCAAAAAGAATTACGGAGGGGGAATCAGTGAGTGGACATGGCAGCACAGCGGTGGCACTAATAATATGTATAGTCTGCAATACGACGATGCAGACAGGCTTACCGGTGCGCGACAGTATGTAGCCAGTGGTTCTAGCTGGGCTAGTGCGCCAAGTCATTACAGTGAAAACGGGATCAGCTATGACAAAAACGGCAACATCCTGACCCTGCAGCGATCGGCCGGAGGAAACACGATCGACAACCTGACCTACAACTATGACGGTAACCGGTTGTCGGCGTTGACTGAATCGGTCGCCTCGCCGGGTGCTGCGGATATCCTAATACAGGGAAGCAGCCCTCAGGGAACGTATAATTACAACGCCAACGGCAACATGGTATACGACAGCCGGAAAAACTCGACATACGGCTATAATATCCTTAACTTAACCGACATGGTGAAGCAGGGCCAAACCGTAAAAGCGACCTATAAGTGGTCCGCTACTGGGGCGAAGCTCAGCGTACGCGATGGAACAGGAACCAACGGGTTAGACTATGCAGGTTCAGTAGTATATGCAAAGAGCGCCTCGGGCATGACTGTAGATGCTATTCACTTCGATCATGGAGTGATCAGGAAGCAAGCCGACGGGTATATGGTAAACTATTTCCTCAATGACCATCTGGGAAGTACCCGCGTGGTTGTCGATGGTAATGGAACATTACTTGAGAGAAACGATTACTATCCTTTTGGAGCCAGACACAAGAGGAACGATTATCTTGCCAGTGACAATAGGTACAAGTATAACGGCAAGGAGGAGCAGGTGGTAGGAGATGTTGGGTTCCTGGATTACGGAGCAAGAATGTACGATGCGACGATTGGGAGGTGGAATGTGGTGGATCCCTTGGCTGAGAAAAGTAGAAGATATTCCTTTTACGTCTATGGTAATGATAATCCTATTCGGTTTATCGACCCTGATGGAAAGGCAGTAATCAATATAAATGGAGGCGTGACATATACCGGGGAAGATGCAAAACTAGCATTCGCTGCCTATAAAAGAGCTAATGAAAACGGAGATTTTAAAATACATTTTGTGAAAGAAATGGACACTCCCAATATTTATCGACATACCTTAAATTCATTTAGATTAGGCAAACCTCAAGTATTGCATTATGATTCAGATAAAAAAAGAAGGACAAAGCGTCGTTATCAAGCTACCCAAAGTTATTTACCCAAACCGGGTATGCAGAGGGATGAATATCCCTACGCATCGACATTTGAAGGAGGGGCTGGCGCCAATGTCGCTTATGTCCCATCTATCGAGAACAGCAGGCAAGGACAGTCCTTAGCAAATTTATATAGTGACATGAATCAAGGGGAGGCATTTCTAGTACTCCCTGTACCCAAAGGCAAAGAGCCGGATGCCTCTCCCGATCCAGTACCGGTTCCTTTTCCCGTTCCAGTGCTCAGAGCAACACCTAAAGCAGTGCCATCTTTATTGAATAGGATTTTAATGCGTGTCTTGCCCATGCCAATTCTGAATTTGCCTGAATATCAGCAAGTAAATCAAGATAATAACAATGAAGGATAGACGTGATATCACATTTGAAAATTCCGGTTTTACACTTGTTAATTCTTTTTATTAATAACTGTCATAATACTAAAATGAGTAATAATATTAAATACAAACTTGATTTTTATACAGAATACAACCAGTTTTATATCGTTGATAAAAACGTCGGACCAGATTTAGAATCATCCGGCCTTTGGACGGACATTTCAGTATTTGAACGATTGGGGATCGCGGAGGGAACCGTAGGAGTTTACACAGAGTGTTATGGACCGGTTAAAGGAGACTTGGAGTTATTAAAGGAATCTAGAAAGGAGGTTGATTATAAAAAATATGATCATATTGTAGAGTGTGGATTGAACATCTCTTCGGGATTCTTACAGATATTAGATTGCCCCACATCTAGAGTGCAATTAGAATTGAAAGTACCATCTGGGAAATACGCCGTGCGTGTTTATTCTTTGAATTTAGGCAGTGTGAAAGGGGATGAAGGAGAAGATTTTTATAAGATAGAAATGTGGCCTGAAAAAAAGATTATGAATCCTAAAGTCCTTAAGCAATATAGGCCTTAGCATATCTTAAATAAGCTTTTTCCCTTGCATTCAAAGAGATGTTTTGCAGAATCGATGGTGTACGAAGTTGACGAATCGAATAGGATCAATGTCATCTGCAATTTGATACGGTGAGGTTATAAGGGAGCGATACATAAAAGAAATGATTACCTGGCCAGTGATAATAGGCATAAGTGCAAAGATGTAGTAAGAAATACTACCAGTTTATAAAATTATACAATGAAGATGTTGAAAAACGTTAATGGGGAATTAGTAATAAACCTTAATCACAATATACTGTATTTGATTTATGTATTGCTGTTCGGTATGCTTTTATCGTGCAGTGGGCCGAGCCCAGTTTATGTAGTTTCAAAAGAGGACAGCCTTAATATTAAAAAGAATACTGACCAATCCGGAGTGGTATTGATGCCTCCTAAAGTTAAATATGCTGTCTATACATTTCTCGTCGATTCTACTGATAATGTTTATTTTTATTCTTTTCCTGAAGAAAAGCCAAGTGTAGGAGTTTCTGATGATGAAGAACCGGAGTTTATAGGATTGATGCCTAATCATGTTTTTTGTATTCCCAATGGATCAGAAAGGATTTTTTTTGAAACAAATGTATTATTTCAAAAAGGTTCAAGGCGGATTAAAGATGTAATATTAGCTTCTTTTAAAGATACAATTAGTATTGACTTTCTTAAATATTTAAAATCCATATCATCTGATAAATCTAACAGGGTTTCTTTTGCGATTAGGTTGGCACTTCCCGAAGAAAGAGATGTTCTAAAACATAAAATCAACGGAATATACTACGAACCTAGGAAGTAAGACAATATGAACACATGCAAGATTCTATGATCTGACAATTGAAAGTGTAATGCGATAGGAGGGGAAGCTCAGAAGGAGGAAAATATAGTCCGGTTCTGAAAGCTCAACGGAGCGGTAACCCGCGGTTTCGACTATGCAGGTTCAGTGGTATATGTTAAGAACGCCTCGGGCGCCAATGTAGATGCTATTCATTTTGACCATGGAGTGATTAGAAAGCAGGCCGACGGGTACATGGTGAACTATTTCCTCAATGACCATCAGGGCAGTACCCGCGTCGTGGTAGACGGCAATGACGCAGTGCTGGAGAAAAACGATTACTATCTGTTCGGGGCGAGACATGAGAGAAATGATTACCTGGCCAGTGACAACCGCTACAAGTACAACAGTAAGGAAGAACAGATAGTGGGCGATGTGGGGTTTCTGGATTACGGAGCAAGGATGTATGATGCGGAGATAGCAAGGTGGAATGCGGTTGATCCATTGGCGGAGAAGGGTTTCAGACTTAGTCCGTACGTTTATTGTAACAATAATCCAATCAGATTTCTAGATCCAGACGGAAGATGGTTTGACGATGATAATGAAGAAACAGCTGAAGAGCTTGAAAAGAAAATCGATAAGCGTACGAAGAAGTTACTCAAACAAATCGCGCGTTTAGAAAAAAACGGGAAGGATGTAGGAGATCGCCGAGAGAGAATTAGCGAGTTAAATAAATCAAAATCTGATATTGCTGCAATGAGAGATGATAAAGTTCATGAATTCCGATACGCTTTAACTCCAGATAACAGGCCTTTAACAACGCCTCAAAACGATGGTAGTGTTGTTACGATGTATCATGATGGTACAACGGGTTCAATGCTTCACGAAACCAGACACGGAGGACAGGTAGTGACAGGAGAAATAAATTTTGTTAAGGCGAGCGATGGAGCGTGGATACCTGGGAGTGAGTATGGGGTAAATGACGAAATGAGTTCTTATAAAGCTC
The window above is part of the Arcticibacter tournemirensis genome. Proteins encoded here:
- a CDS encoding DUF6443 domain-containing protein, translated to MKKYMYALVLSLFASGTIAQGYRQRMLSAIDLGSYSDLFTCNSTKNTGDYTNDYTHLEYNYSTGEYYNNDPPARDIFYRLTITTKSMDLYISNNGSSFTAGSVIYLLDATGKELWYYRSYSQNDRNSFVYPVQPGTYYIVTEAITYEGSTNDIGLIKTSVEGKARRTGEDFFYPAGLGTFSSNFTASHTIGPDDIRQYKCDFKDGSELDAYSDRRDLVHQFTITKPMDISLDNIGSVRIESMSTAYMKIISALGDTIREQSIDNFYYSNRKFNYELAAGTYTVYSKFTMGQYSDAKYVLNLTGKDLLPGSSPLSPIDIGSKQASFTYSQTQNTSLFSRSKVVTKSGNEVFYKLTLTVPMEITVDNCGSAVADTYLQVQSEDKNQYYTNDTYTGSGACANTQNAYIKILALLPGTYYIVSDGAQNGNITTTIKGTTLGAMGDKLITAIDAGTHEVGFNFTDTKNTASEFTNQFAGKLTNDVYYKFTLTDSMDITVSHCGSATPDTYMSILNAGGTVVYTNDNYTGEGKCTNTGNAVIKVSKMPKGVYYVVSEGNSQNGLITTTIEGSSAYGNIHTTKGQPHVITLTPTVEAGNLEILDAKQLHRNVQYFDYFGYPTVNIELDVAPLGGDRVTLQETDGLFRKSKGWLPIAKNTNGGVFLTPEEIKQAAKITTTYGIDQRPYSQTIYDGSPLDLVVEQFGPGNDWFSNGRSVKTDRWANFGTSGILSCARYTLGGTYTAPTLIKTGYYADYELYVTRTTDEDNHVGYEFKDKAGRMLLSRRMNGATPHDTYYVYDDYGNLTFVIPPLASDILTATNTAWDEATSAVKNYAYMYKYDGYNRCIFKKLPGAEPVYSIYDKADRLIYTQDGEQRAKPTPEWTFTIPDAFGRAALSGRCVNSLNYLANPLGDILVKAEYTGGTNASMGYTVSGVTLANPIVLSANYYDNYAFLNTNGINDGAYLPEAGFGTPYPGSKGLLTGTLIAQLEPGGAVSSDYLYSVKYYDNRGRVIQVAEKVTSGTSRLNTNYDFAGNPLLVKERQSVHGLQTDIQTAYTYDHAGRRLSEKVSVNGVEQAAITYTHDEVGRLASQKYAKGTWSTTETMGYNIRSWLTEKASPYFSMQLRYNNVLLPASKKNYGGGISEWTWQHSGGTNNMYSLQYDDADRLTGARQYVASGSSWASAPSHYSENGISYDKNGNILTLQRSAGGNTIDNLTYNYDGNRLSALTESVASPGAADILIQGSSPQGTYNYNANGNMVYDSRKNSTYGYNILNLTDMVKQGQTVKATYKWSATGAKLSVRDGTGTNGLDYAGSVVYAKSASGMTVDAIHFDHGVIRKQADGYMVNYFLNDHLGSTRVVVDGNGTLLERNDYYPFGARHKRNDYLASDNRYKYNGKEEQVVGDVGFLDYGARMYDATIGRWNVVDPLAEKSRRYSFYVYGNDNPIRFIDPDGKAVININGGVTYTGEDAKLAFAAYKRANENGDFKIHFVKEMDTPNIYRHTLNSFRLGKPQVLHYDSDKKRRTKRRYQATQSYLPKPGMQRDEYPYASTFEGGAGANVAYVPSIENSRQGQSLANLYSDMNQGEAFLVLPVPKGKEPDASPDPVPVPFPVPVLRATPKAVPSLLNRILMRVLPMPILNLPEYQQVNQDNNNEG
- a CDS encoding RHS repeat domain-containing protein, which gives rise to MVYVKNASGANVDAIHFDHGVIRKQADGYMVNYFLNDHQGSTRVVVDGNDAVLEKNDYYLFGARHERNDYLASDNRYKYNSKEEQIVGDVGFLDYGARMYDAEIARWNAVDPLAEKGFRLSPYVYCNNNPIRFLDPDGRWFDDDNEETAEELEKKIDKRTKKLLKQIARLEKNGKDVGDRRERISELNKSKSDIAAMRDDKVHEFRYALTPDNRPLTTPQNDGSVVTMYHDGTTGSMLHETRHGGQVVTGEINFVKASDGAWIPGSEYGVNDEMSSYKAQYSYNGSLDYEIHAGVIDPKFFPVLLQFGGQSLARRSITNINQITPAVINSMGEGSIFVGQKYVYPAQFIKPKQWNSN